CATGGCATTGcgcttggtgatcttaggcttgtgtgcggctgctcggccatggaaaccaatttcatgaagctcccgacgaacagtttttatgctgacgttgcttccagaggcagtttggaaatcgatagtgagtgttgcaaccgagagcAGACGATTTAGaagtgctacgcgcttcagcagttagcggtcccattctgtgagcttgtggcctACCTCGtcgtggctgagctgttgtttccacttcacaataacaacacttacagttgaccggggcagctatagcaggacagaaatttgatgaactgactatttggaaaggtgtcatcctatgagAGTgcactcgattttatacacctgtcagcaacgggtgtggctgacaccttttgaggatctgagtacccatgccaaatcttttcagtctcctgagggggaataggctttgttgtgccctcttcacgactgtcttagagtgtttggaccgtgatagtttgttggtgatgtagacgccaaggaatttgaagccCTAAACCTGCTCCACtgtagccccgtcgatgagaatgggggtgtgctcggtcctccttttccagtAGTCCATACCATCTACTTTGTCTTAAtcatgttgagagagaggttgttgtcctggcaccaaacaaccagatctctgacctcctacctataggtcgtctcatcattgtcggtgatcaggcctaccgctgttgtgtcatcggcaaacttgatgatggtgttggagtcgtgcctggccatgcagtcatgagtgaacaaggagtacaggaggggactgagcacgcaaccGAGGGGCCCCtgttttgaggatcagcgtggtagatgtattgttccctacccttaccacctgggagcggcctgtcaggaagtccaggatccagatgtagagggaggtgtttagtcccagggtccttagcttagtgatgagctttgagggccctatggtgttaaacgctgagctgtagtcaatgaatagcattctcacataggtgttccttttgtccaagtgagAAAGGGCAGTCAGTGTTGAGTGCaaaagagattgcatcatctgtggatctgttggggcggtatgcaaattggagtgggtctagagtttctgggataatggtgttgatgtgagccatgaccatcctttcaaagcacttcatggctatagaCGTGAGAGGtacatttagacaggttaccttagtgttcttgggcacagggactatggtggtctgcttgaaacatgttggtattacagactcagtcagggacaggttgaaaatgtcagtgaagacacctgccagttgatcagcgcatgctcggagtacacatcttggtaatccgtctggccctacggccttgtgaatgttgacctgtttaaaagtcttactcacatcggctacgtagagcgtgatcacacagtcatccgaaacagctggtgctctcatgcatgtttcagtgttatttgctcgaagagagcatagaagtaatttagtttGGTAGTAGCCGagcaaacttgctaactgcctgctactcagcactctattgtccttcTAATCACTCGGACATCAATGCACATGTAATGAAACATTTTATCAAACACTCCATGAGAgaccatgagctcatgttgcgcaacatttatataggctatgcaattgtgtgagaaaacagagtggtgGCCTCTAATAAAAATAGGAGAATCCCATCAGCTTTCTTTAGgcttactatatttatttcttaacttaactttcctaatattaagcacattgcttctatTTACAGGAGTATagtctacctggctggcatgaatatgaaccacaggaaaagtgtcctccattcgctaacctgtttttgctttgtcattacggggtattgagtgtagattgatgatgggaaCAAACGATTTAATCTggttaagaataaggctgtaacgtaacaaaatgtggaaaaagtcaagggttatgaatactttccgaaggcactgtatatatattttttatttattttggctCTACTTACCCCGCTCTCCCCTACTGGCAACAATGTGTGATTGTTAATGAGAGACAAatggagaggaggaaaagaggagaggaggataagatCAGTCTTACCTGTTCGAGGCTTCATGGAGCAAGTTAGTCATACTCTTGCTGGACAGGCAGCAAGCCGGATGAGAGGGTTTACTGTTACAGCTCtcctacacacgcacacacaccagagagagaatgggacagaaagagagaggtgacAGGTGAGTGTGGGGGCTCCTATTTTCATGATAGACTGCAATGCTAcagtgttgtgtgtatgtgtgttacctGTCCAGCCATGTCCTCTTCTGTGAGGGCCCGCAGGCGGAGTGAGGGGTGATAGGAGGGGTCGGGGGGTAAACGGGGGGTAATGTCCTCCTCTACATCAGGTACTGGATCTGAAGTCCCCTCTGTAATCAAATACACAGGcaatattacatacagtatgacTCAATTATTTagaaggcccagtgcagtcaaaaatgttaTTTTCCTGGGTTTTATACATATATTTACACagtatgaggttggaataatactgtgaaattgtgcaAATGTAATGcccttctttctttttttctttttttacatgaaaatttattttgtgaagccagcatataaatacaaatacaaaatataataCACTATAATACATTCAATATGGAAAACACTGGAAAGATAATTATTCCGTCTCTGCAGTCTACTGCCTGACCATGTATTGGGCCTACATttgtcctatgtcccactgttcaacatcctacatctgtcctatgttccactgttcagcagcctgatggccATCGGAATAAAATTTACCCTGCTCATATtctttatttataaaaaaaattaaataattaacccacccaccaccacccctcttcggaggacacatatctttatagtttttttaatgcccttttagtgtaagagccgtttgaaaagaccgcctgaaatttcagcctgttttggtgggatagagttttggcctgcctggtgacatcagcAGACGGTAAATTTGTTAATATATTAGAGGccgctgccctatatacatagacttgaaatcaatggccactttaataatttgtaacactagtcactttaataatgtttacatattttgcactactcatactgtattctactgtattttagtctatgccgctccgaCATTGTTCGACcaaatatttgtattttcttaattccattcctttactttacatttttgtgtattgttgtgaaatcgttagatattacttgttaggtattactgcactgttggagctagaaacacaagcatttcgctacacgtGCAATAATATccgctaaacatgtgtatgtgaccaataagatttgatttgataagaaaGAGTTACAAACCTATCTGCAAATAACAACTCGTTtccagttttcccctccccactcagaccactccctgaAAGTCCGAGCAATTTtagcttgagaaattgctcttgttaagaagctatttttgtttgttttcaattaaaatggtcaaaaagaatcatagtaaggtacttaattgttacccagaaatgatttgatattgagataaaaacggctgcattgggcctttaagtaCATTCTGTTTAGGATTTAGGCCTGCGGATTGAAATATTTACTTCGCTAAAAATAGATAAAAGTAACACTTTTTAAGTATGAAACCCCACAACAAATATGACTTTTGGATGAACTATCCCTTAGATCTCACCAGGGGGAAGGTCCTCCTGCTGGACATCAGGTGAGGAACATGCAGAAGGGTTGGAGTATGGTTCGGCTTCGATGAAGACTGACACATTTGATCCAGTGCAGGATGCCATGTTGGATCCGTTGCTGGTAGCCATGTTGACTTCAGGGCAGGAGGCCATGTTTGATCCAGGATAAGAGGACATATTTGATCCAGGATAAGAAGCCATATTTGATCCAGGATAAGAGGCCATATTTGATCCAGGACAGGAAGCCATATTGGATGCTGATCCAGGACAGGAGGCCATATTGGATCCAGGACAGACGGCCATGTTGTCTCCAGGGAAGCCCATAGAGAAGAATGCATCAGTGCAGGGTGCTGTGCTGGCCCGTGGTATGTCTCTACAGATTGTGAGTTGGATGTTTCCCTCAGCCTGACGGAGGATATCCACCACCTTACAGTGGCTCAGACCTGATACTATTATACCATTCACCTAGAACACATTTGAATACAACAATGACACATATTTAGTAaaaatatatagttgaagtcggatgtttacatacatttaggttggagtcattaaaactcgtttttcaaccactccaaaaatgtcttgttaaaacaaactatagttttggcaagtcggttatgacatctacttggtgcatgacacaagtcatttttccaagaattgtttacagagagattatttgacttataattcactgtatcacaattccagtgggtcagaatcttgcatacactaagttgactgtgcctttaaacagcttggaaaattccagaaaatgatgtcatggctttagaagcttctgataggctaattgacataatttgagtcaattggaggtgtacctgtggatgtatttcaaggccttccttcaaactcagtgcctctttgcttaacatcatgggaaaatcaaaagaaatcagccaagacctcagaaaaaaaattgtagacctccacaagtctggttcacccttgggagcaatttccaaatgcctgaaggtaccatgttcatctgtacaaacaatagcacgcaagtataaacaccatgggactacgcagccgtcatacatctcgggaaggagacgcgttctgtctcctagagatgaacgtactttggtgcgaaaagtgcaaatcattcacagaacaacagtaaaggaccttgtgaagatgctggaggagacgggtacaaaagtatccatatccacagtaaaacgagtcctatatcgacataacctgaaaggccgctcagcaaggaagaagccactgctccaaaactgccataaaaaagccagactatggtttgcaactacacaaagttcgtactttctggagaaataccctctggtctgatgaacaaaaatagaactgattggccataatgaccatcgttatgtttggaggaaaaagggggaggcttgcaagccgaagaacacatcccaaccgtgaagcatgggggtggcagcatcatgttgtgggggtggacaacgaccccaagcattcttccaaagttgtggcaaaatggcttaaggacaacaaagtcaaggtattggagtggccatcacaaagccctgacctcaatcctatagaaaatgtgtgggcagaactgaaaaagtgtgtgcgagcaaggctgcctacaaacctgactcagttacaccagctctgtcaggggaatgggccaaaattcacccaacttattgtgggaagcttgtggaaggctacccggaacgtttgacccaagttaaacaatttaaaggcaatgctaccaaatactaattgagtgtatgtaaacttctgacccactgggagtgtgatgaaagaaataaaagctgaaataaatcattctctctactattattctgacatttcacattcttcaaattaagtggtgatcctaactgacctaagacagggaattttactaggattaaatatcaggaattgtgaaaaactgagtttaaatgtatttggctaaggtgtatgtaaaacttctgacttcaactgtattaaaaGTCATGTTTGGATGCATAATCAGTCATGGATGGATCAGTCCTTGATAAGTCACATGTGTGCGAGCTCTGCTCACCCGACCCGAGCCCGACGGGCCCCAACATTATACATCAGGATAGGGTCAGGTAGGGCCTGTTTTCCCATGAATAACTAGGGTACAGGCAGGGCTCGTGTATCACTAATATTTTGAAGCTGAACCCCTTGTTTGTGCTCTGCTGCACAGTACAGTCATATCTGACTAAGATCATAACGAAGTGCTTCAACCTCGTCAAATATAAGACGggagagattatttcacagaaAATGTTTCGAGTGACAAAAAATAGCTTAACAGCTAAACGCTCTCTTGTGTCTCTTCATTGAGCAGAGCAGCCCAGGTGGAGCTGTTGCTATGGATACTCACAGACTCAAAGCAGCCATGAGTAGAGCGCATGCAGAGCGAGCTGTGCGCAGGGCgcgagtgacagacagagaggagcaaCTCATGGATTTACTGTACTAACGGAGGAAGTTATTTCTGATTTCGAGTTTCTGAATGTCGCAGGCATGGGTAGGCCTTAGCGTGTGCATACCTCAAGCAGTATGTCTCCCACTCTGAGCTGTCCATCCTGCTGCGCCACGCCTCCAGCGCAGATCTCCTTCACTCTGAGCGTGCTTCCGTTGCATCCACCAATCAGAGCAAAGCCCAGACCCCCCCTCTCTGGCTTACACACATATATTTGCAAGATACAgctctgagagagggagaggtagaagtTACAAATCCAGTCATAGGGGTGAATGCTAACTTCCACTTGAGTCAAACTACTGTGAAAATTCTAGTTAGGAAGCCCTTATCCCGCGATACTTGCAATTACAATTTATCCACTAagtagacacttttatccagacTGATATAAGAGCATTCCCAATTCTCTGCCACAGGCTGAGGTAAGCAGTGTTTGAGCAGTAAAATATTAATGCATGAATCAGGTGAGAATGCCCACACAGGCCCCAAGCCGAGAGAACAGATGACTCTAGTTTCAACCtgtgtcatcagagagagagagaaatagatagagaaagaaaagttggagaaagagacagagaggaaagatagaaaaagagagacagcaaaagagagagagggataggtagatagagagacggagagagtgagAGCTAACACTTACGTCTTGAtcggaggtgacagagagaagtGGTCTGAATTTCCCAGTGGTCTCGGGCACGGCTTTAGCTACAgaacaaacagagagacagaacaaaaTAGTTCCATTTCAATGGACAAAAAAGTTTGCTATATTATGTAAGTCCTATGGTCAACCCAAAGGCCAGTGTGGCAGGTAAGGTAAATGATAGCACCTGCTCAATGTTCCTGAATCCTGCTCAATGTAACTTAATCTACTGAGAGATAAAAACAACTTGCAAGTATTAGAAACATACATCATCGATAATTCATAAGCGAAGGTACCACAACCAATACAGACGTATGATCAAACAAGATCAATCGGACACATATTCATTCCCGTTTTGACCTCGGATAACGTTCCATCCCTCCAGTCACAAAACAAAGCCTCTGCAGAAGCTGTCCACGTCAAACAAAAGTAAAACATTCCCCTGGTGATGATGTATTCCGAACAGGACAGAAACTCACATTGACCTCCCTCCTCTGTGGCCATTTTGGTGCGCAGGTGTCCTCTCGAACAGGTAGACAACACTGGCCTTTCAGACTGCCCCTCTCTTGTCCCTCTACCTCACCCCTTACTGTCAACAAacaactagtgtgtgtgtgtgtgtgtgtgtgtgtgtgtgtgtgtgtgtgtgtgtgtgtgtgtgtgtgtgtgtgtggtctaatACCCCAGTGGAGGTTTAGATGCTCTGTAATAATTAATCCTGCAGTGGCAGCACAGGCCCTGTCtgtcaacaaacacacacacactgtctgtcagCACCGGGCTACGGCTACAAACACAGACAAAGagatgacagaggagagagaccaataaaaaaaatgtagcgAGAGAAAGGTCCCACTGAAATAGTCCATTTCCTTCTCCTTCTTCCACTCTCTCAGGTCACTGAGAcctggacacagacagacaggacacagaaTCACACACCGTAATGTTGAAAGACCAAACCATGAAGCTTCTGTCTCAGGTAATGTGGTTATCTACCCTGGTAATGATTGATCTGAGAATAGCATCTACTTCGTCAATGAGGCATCAACCTGCCTGGTTACAAACGACTCATGACATCAACTTAACCCATTGCAACACTTAGCCAGCATTCCAGTGTTTCAGTTCGTGTCTGTTTCTATGTGAACCAGCGGTCATATACACCGAGATGAGTCGTGAACAGAACATAGTGGTCACCGGGAGGTTAAAGCATCTCCCTACATGATCTTATACGCACCATTACTCTTGGCTTTGGGAGTCACAGGCTGGTCATCTCTACAACAAGAAAGATAAGAAACAGACGGATCATTTAACAAAAGAAACGCATGCGTgcctacaaaacacacacacagacacactcaggcAACCCCACACACCTGGTGGCCTTGAGTTTCACTCTGCGCGGAGCGTTCTCGCAGGCCTTGACAGCGTCCTCCAGAGTCATTCCCATGGTGCATCGGCCACAGATGTACAGGATCCTGTCGTTTGGTTGGACGCTGCCTTCCTCACAGGCAGGTGAACCAGGAACCACCTCCAGACAGTAGATCCCCTGCCATTTGCTGCCTATACCACCCGTCAGCTTGATACCTGAGAGATGTGTTCATTAGGAATACAACAGAAGAAAAAAAGAGTGACGAGGATATATGACCTAAACAACTGAATGTTTTCCGTTGCAAAGTGTTTTGCtatggtgtgccctaatgaacaccatCCAGACATTAGAAATACATACAGACGGAAAGGTTGAAATTGCAACAGAGCACCTTTGTCCTGCATCTGTGACGCACAGCAGGTGTGTCTTCTTAGGTACGTGCCTCCTTAATGAGATTGTACAGCACTGACGAAGGCATAGAAGCCGAAACGTATGCTCCTTtttttgttcagcactttttagCACTCTGCACGAGGACCTTttaatatccttttgagcatggacTAAATTAAGTATATTTTTTGCATCTCGACCTCCTTGGTTTTTTTCCTTTTCATGGTTTGAGTGCCTACGTAGTTCTACAAATATTTTTTCTCCCACGCACCGGCCGCCATACATTGCAGCCTGAGCGCAGACCCTCACACCGGCTTTCTATAATAGAGTTCCCCTATCTGATAAATACTAATAGTCACGCTCCCATTCAGTGTTTTACCAAGCTGTCCAGTCGGTGTCTTGTGCAGTATGATGTCTTGCAGGTGGTCTGGAAAAGGTGGAGCTATCAGGTTGGTCACCGCCCTCCCCAGGATCAAACTCAGTCTCCTAGGAGACGACCTCAGGATCGACATGGCAACCTCATCTGTCACATTCGTCATATCCTGGCCGTTGACCTGGGAGTGGGGAATATGGGGGAGACGGGTAAAGATAATGTGTgcctatgtgtatgtgtgtgttcctgtgtgtgtgtccatgtgtgtgtgcataccgTGACTAGTCTGTCCCCTggtctgagccgtccgtcagtctTAGCAGGGTTGTCCAGTATGTCCTGAATGTAGTAGCAGGCATCCAGTTTGCTGCGTGTGATGGTGAACCCAAAACTACCGCTCCACGACTTGGTCAGAACCACACACATCTCAAATTCCTTCATCATGCCCTGGAtggaaaacacaaagacagaaaatagAACAAAAGCCTGGACACTATCTCTGCTGTTTTCTTCAGGGTTTAGGCTTGGGTTTTTGTGAACGCACTTGTGAAAAGTGCTACTTAATTTTTTTGGTAATTGCttttataatttgttttattaaaATGAAACTTTATTTGACTAGTtaatagttaaataaagttaataaaaaagtattatttacaatgacggcctacaatggcgacgctgggccaattgtgattccctatgggacacccaatcacagCCAGCTGTGATGCAACCTGGTTTAgaaccaggggctgtagtgacgtctctacaGCCCCTGGTTCAAGATGCAGTTCTataccactgcgccactcgggatcccTATGAATAAAGTTCAATCAAATGCCATTAGAACGAAAAATTGATCTGCACACTGGTATATCCTCCCAAAGTGTTGTTTAATAGGACAACATTTCAACCCCAAACTATGGCTGCGTCAGGAAAATAATACTGACAGATGTATTTTTTGTTCTACATTATCCTCTTTAATCCAGCACCTAGGAAAGTGATTTTATGGAtgtgataaaaataaaaaataaaatatttaaatgtaATGTCATTGACATTAAGTCTCACTTTTCTGGGATCCTCCTCATTCTCATCCTCATCTtcgtcctcctccccttctgtctcctgtctccaggTAGGGTGTGTATGTGGGAGAGGTGCAGCCTGAatggggggagagagtgaggacaaGGGAGGCTGGGGAGAGGGGTGGCGTGCGGCGGGTTGCGAGGGGGGCAATGTGTCAGGGGGCTGGGGATTGTATTGGATGACTGAACGAGTGATGTTGGAGGCATTGGTAGTCTTGAATGTGATGCTGTGTTTACGATCGGAGGTGATGCTGTATTTACGATCGGAGGTGATGCTGTGTTTACGATCGGAGGTGATGCTGTGTTTACGATCGGAGGTGATGCTGTGTTTACGATCGGAGGTGATGCTTTGTTTGCGATCAGAGGTCCTGGATTTGGGGTTGGAGGTATGGGAGGAGAGGCTGGGAACAGGAGGTGTAGCATGCTGGGGCTGGAGAGGATGCACCGAGTGGCTGATGTTGAGGTCAGACATCCTAGAGGAAAGGCTGGATGTAGGCCTAGAGGAGGGCTGAGATGGTGTCTGCTGGACAGAGGTTGTTTGCGATGACAAATTGGGGTTTGTTGAGCTTGTGGTTTGCGAGAACAAGCTGTGGGGGATGGAAGTACTTTTGGGGGTGGTGGATCGGACCCTAGTAGGGGGGGTGGATCTGGTCCTGGGGGTATGAGAGGTAGTGTGTGGAGCCACACTGGGGGTACATGAGGTGTTTGAGGTGAGGCTAGAGGGACTGTCCGAAGTCGAACTGATGGTCAAGTATTCTTTATCAGCCAGAATGGTTATTCCATCACCCATAAGGCAGTATGTTAAACTGC
This portion of the Salvelinus namaycush isolate Seneca chromosome 22, SaNama_1.0, whole genome shotgun sequence genome encodes:
- the ptpn20 gene encoding tyrosine-protein phosphatase non-receptor type 13, whose translation is MMKEFEMCVVLTKSWSGSFGFTITRSKLDACYYIQDILDNPAKTDGRLRPGDRLVTVNGQDMTNVTDEVAMSILRSSPRRLSLILGRAVTNLIAPPFPDHLQDIILHKTPTGQLGIKLTGGIGSKWQGIYCLEVVPGSPACEEGSVQPNDRILYICGRCTMGMTLEDAVKACENAPRRVKLKATRDDQPVTPKAKSNAKAVPETTGKFRPLLSVTSDQDSCILQIYVCKPERGGLGFALIGGCNGSTLRVKEICAGGVAQQDGQLRVGDILLEVNGIIVSGLSHCKVVDILRQAEGNIQLTICRDIPRASTAPCTDAFFSMGFPGDNMAVCPGSNMASCPGSASNMASCPGSNMASYPGSNMASYPGSNMSSYPGSNMASCPEVNMATSNGSNMASCTGSNVSVFIEAEPYSNPSACSSPDVQQEDLPPEGTSDPVPDVEEDITPRLPPDPSYHPSLRLRALTEEDMAGQESCNSKPSHPACCLSSKSMTNLLHEASNRNQIPVMPLDKTMMGSKNSQSDGWSSEDEDDETFEAKGQETMSPFPGPPIVSEEELASLAMISPAKTSQYAGSRVKALIQILQHQLDQQELVREFMALEHLKPSDNCLVGKAPENREKNRYRDILPYDKTRVPVGDNQDYINASYIHMEVGSEEFIYISCQGPLPSTVPDFWQMVWENRSDVIAMMTQEVERGRVKCHRYWPERVSCPLDTGRFQLSLENQQIKEYFHIKIIRMVEKESGETHFVRHLKFMRWPDHGVPRCSEQLVRFIRYLRAVHHKGPVTVHCSAGIGRTGVLICTDVILSLIENDLPINVSNIVREMRLQRYGMIQTKEQYLFCYKVWLEVLHRILQLHGKHWQPESPRKLNASPRTHSNRWQPESPHEDNQFV